One Mya arenaria isolate MELC-2E11 chromosome 7, ASM2691426v1 genomic window carries:
- the LOC128241605 gene encoding cadherin EGF LAG seven-pass G-type receptor 2-like: MDLRMFAACLIMTVFLSKHSDAATITAWTFTDAAGTGAADTGTAPMGVTTVSIAESTAVGGTLFTALATPNTATYAFDTTDGNPSDIATATISAAGVVTLASSFDFETTPSYVFKIVATDGGDTGTATVTLSITDSVQLTKTAFCLSSSSVAAGTSVGTITTDETAVTFGAPLTADFASFTVSTTTGAITVATGVTLSSAKQVYYTFTMTATTTTSGVGASGTQNIYVLVNCDSDSSGAGQVAALFSMLLLSIATALLY, translated from the exons ATGGATTTGAGGATGTTTGCCGCTTGTTTGATAATGACTGTCTTTTTAAGCAAGCATTCTG ATGCAGCAACGATCACGGCATGGACTTTTACTGATGCTGCCGGTACCGGTGCCGCAGATACTGGCACTGCTCCCATGGGAGTAACGACAGTTTCAATTGCTGAATCTACAGCTGTAGGTGGAACCTTGTTTACCGCCTTGGCGACGCCGAATACAGCCACGTATGCGTTCGACACAACTGACGGAAATCCCAGTGACATTGCAACCGCCACGATCTCAGCCGCCGGCGTAGTTACGCTTGCTAGCTCTTTTGACTTTGAAACAACTCCATCATACGTATTCAAGATCGT tgCTACCGATGGCGGTGACACAGGAACTGCCACTGTCACCTTGAGTATCACGGACTCCGTTCAGTTGACAAAGACAGCCTTTTGTCTATCCTCTTCTTCGGTGGCAGCAG GTACCAGCGTAGGGACCATTACGACGGACGAGACTGCCGTAACGTTCGGTGCACCCC ttaccGCGGACTTTGCTTCGTTCACAGTTTCTACCACGACTGGGGCCATCACCGTAGCAACTGGTGTGACTCTATCCTCTGCCAAACAAGTATATTACACCTTCACCATGACAGCAACTACAACGACAAGCGGTGTAGGCGCCAGCGGAACTCAAAACATCTATGTACTGGTCAACTGTGATAGTGATTCTTCTGGAGCCGGACAAGTTGCAGCCCTCTTCAGCATGTTGCTTTTATCCATTGCCACTGCCTTGCTTTATTAA